The following coding sequences are from one Panicum hallii strain FIL2 chromosome 5, PHallii_v3.1, whole genome shotgun sequence window:
- the LOC112894308 gene encoding uncharacterized protein LOC112894308: protein MSVPGVASRAADRFYCPPPRRHLLEKQQKQHQPLTAAPAVVEEPAKPTQDLRRHEPPTPPAPAATNLESFIASTAVRVPARRHPRTGARGRGAGAGGHGEAPYYELADLWDAFGEWSAYGAGVPLLLNGTDGVVQYYVPFLSAIQLYGSRPPPSSERRFNEDSDDDSAPDTSSDVSSASENERFIGITTQCLAENICTDQGFSSDDSESSNQESSPIFQYVEHDAPYGRQPLADMISVFSSKFPDLKTYKSCDLLPSSWISVAWYPIYRIPTGPTLQDLDACFLTFHSLSTAPDGMLTGHPETNNFHNNKIADVPGKITLPLIGLASYKFHGSMWMPNQHHEQQLTTSLLKAADDWLCQRQVDHPDYRFFLSH from the exons ATGTCCGTCCCCGGCgtcgcctcccgcgccgccgaccGCTTCTACTGCCCCCCTCcacgccgccacctcctcgagAAGCAGCAGAAGCAGCACCAGCCGCTGACTGCGGCACCCGCGGTAGTTGAGGAACCGGCGAAGCCGACGCAGGATCTCCGGCGACACGAGCCCCCgaccccgccggcgccggcggcgaccaaCCTCGAGAGCTTCatcgcctccaccgccgtccGCGTGCCCGCGCGGCGGCATCCCCGC ACgggcgcgcgggggaggggggccggcgcgggcggccaCGGGGAAGCGCCGTACTACGAACTCGCGGATCTGTGGGACGCGTTCGGGGAGTGGAGCGCGTacggcgccggcgtgccgctGCTGCTCAATGGCACGGACGGCGTCGTGCAGTACTACGTGCCCTTCCTCTCCGCTATCCAGCTCTACgggtcgcggccgccgccgtcaagCGAAAG ACGATTTAACGAAGATAGTGATGATGACAGTGCTCCAGACACAAGTAGTGATGTAAGCAGTGCGAGTGAgaatgaaaggttcattggaatAACAACCCAGTGTTTAGCAGAAAATATTTGCACCGATCAAGGTTTTTCCAGTGATGACAGTGAGTCCAGCAACCAGGAATCATCGCCTATTTTCCAATATGTGGAGCATGATGCACCATACGGAAGACAACCTTTAGCAGATATG ATTTCAGTATTTTCAAGTAAGTTTCCTGATCTAAAGACATACAAGAGCTGTGATCTTCTGCCATCCAGTTGGATTTCTGTAGCCTG GTATCCCATATACCGGATACCAACAGGACCCACGCTACAAGATCTGGATGCTTGCTTCTTAACATTTCATTCATTGTCAACAGCACCTGACG gtatgttAACTGGGCATCCTGAGACAAATAACTTCCATAACAATAAAATTGCTGATGTTCCTGGGAAGATTACTCTGCCTCTGATTGGTCTAGCTTCTTACAAATTTCATGGTTCCATGTGGATGCCAAATCAGCACCATGAGCAGCAGTTAACTACATCGCTTCTGAAAGCTGCTGATGACTGGCTTTGTCAGCGGCAAGTAGATCACCCAGATTACCGCTTCTTCCTCTCGCACTAA